In Rutidosis leptorrhynchoides isolate AG116_Rl617_1_P2 chromosome 2, CSIRO_AGI_Rlap_v1, whole genome shotgun sequence, one genomic interval encodes:
- the LOC139888399 gene encoding cysteine-rich repeat secretory protein 38-like has product MEKKSVSSIFVVLLVQIIIHGDNNIIIVQSLKSSQIVVQCGKTGNLEYDAKVQYRDLMLQNLPGFIISQRPYTGYLVSSDFYNPVRMQGLVLCPTNIKEQSCKDCVEKSIPHLKTTCPKNNKAVIWAIISNSIYCMVRYANYDMRQKYEDWVWASKDYADFIAPPEANVNIVELSKVVSDNFNKLVKEATRTPNDHLRRFASANSTYGLSSRRFYMAVQCTPEISINDCIKCLNEAKLVAQEKGINKAKMLCLVLSMNCNLKYDHYSETVY; this is encoded by the coding sequence ATGGAAAAGAAAAGTGTTAGTAGTATTTTTGTTGTGCTTCTTGTTCAAATAATCATCCATGGGGATAATAACATCATTATAGTTCAATCACTCAAAAGTTCGCAGATTGTCGTACAATGCGGAAAAACCGGTAATTTAGAGTATGACGCCAAGGTTCAGTACCGGGATTTAATGCTACAAAATCTTCCTGGTTTCATTATTTCACAACGCCCGTACACAGGTTATTTAGTTAGTTCAGATTTTTACAATCCTGTACGAATGCAAGGCTTGGTCCTTTGTCCCACCAATATTAAGGAACAAAGTTGTAAAGATTGTGTCGAGAAATCAATCCCACATCTTAAAACCACTTGTCCTAAAAATAACAAAGCTGTAATTTGGGCCATTATATCCAACTCTATTTATTGCATGGTGCGATACGCTAATTATGATATGAGACAAAAATATGAAGATTGGGTGTGGGCTTCTAAGGATTATGCAGACTTCATTGCGCCACCAGAGGCTAATGTCAACATAGTAGAATTAAGTAAGGTTGTTTCAGATAATTTTAACAAGTTAGTGAAAGAAGCAACACGTACACCGAATGATCATCTTCGTAGATTCGCATCAGCAAATTCAACTTATGGGTTATCTTCTCGCAGGTTCTATATGGCAGTGCAATGTACTCCTGAAATAAGCATAAATGACTGTATCAAATGTTTAAACGAGGCAAAATTAGTAGCCCAAGAAAAGGGGATAAACAAAGCAAAAATGTTATGTTTAGTATTATCTATGAATTGTAATTTAAAATACGATCATTACTCAGAGACCGTGTACTAG